The nucleotide sequence TTGTATCATAATAAAATACCCACAGGAGAAATTTAGGTTAATTGCTCACCGCATCAAAGaacatcttcataaagttgatCTCGTCCATGAGGGCATCAACCTTGGCCTCCAGTTCCACCTTGTTCATGTAGGCAGCGTCCACATCCTAAGGAAACAGGGGTGGTTGCCATCCAACAACATGCACCTGCCTTGAACGGCTCCACCCCCAGGAGAGCATAGCCCAGGGCTACGGGTTCTCTTCACCACACCCACCTTCTTCAGCATCACAAACTCATTCTCAGCAGTGGTTCGCTTGTTGATTTCATCCTCATACCTGGGGGTAAAGGGACAGGAAGTATTAGTCCGATGACAAGGGCCAGGTAAAGAGTCTCCTGCTGCAGTCACTGTGAGCTTGCTCACGTCTCACAGGCAGACAAGTAGGGGGCACCATGAGCCCTGGGCAAGTCCTTATGCTGTGATATGCTGCCTTCTTGGAAACTGCCTGCCAAATACTCATCCTAGTATCACTATTATTCACTTGTTTCAGCAATGACCCTGTAGGAGTCGGGGTGCAGCTCAGCGGCAGAGCACTTGCTCGGGGTGCACGAATTCCTGAGTCCTCCAACACCACCaagaacacacaaagaaagaagacaCCAGCAGCCTGGTGAATCAGTAGCCGATCTGTGTGGCTACAGCTGGGTTCTGTGACCAGTTCCTGTTCTGAGTAGAAACTATCGAGGGCCGTGCTGTGAACTTTGGGGCACTGGGAGTGAGGGTTCCAGGATGGCACCGTTCACCAGGTGGTGCTACGGGCCCACACTGCTACCCGGGGAGGTGAGTGAGTGCTTTATAGAGGGGCTGAGCCTGGGGCTGCAACTTTCTAAACAGAGGCTTAGAGCCTTTCTTTGTGGTGTAATGTGCATGCTTCGGGAAGACAGAAGAAGCCTCAGTCTGGCCATGGAGCATATCAGGTACAAGGAAGCCCCCCGTGcctctctttccaccacagtACAACTCACTTGTTCTTGAAGTCCTCCACCAGATCCTGCATGTTCCTCAGCTCTGAGTCCAGGCGGCCCCTCTCCCCCAGGACCCCATCCAGCTGCCTCCTGAGGTTGTTAATGTACTGCTCAAACAATGGATCCAGGTTCTGCCTCACAGTCTTGGTGCCCTGCTCCTGCAGCAGGGTCCACTTGGTGTCCAGGACCTTGTTCTGCTGCTCCAGGAACCGCACCTGGAGGGGCAGAGTGTGAGAGGGAGGGGTTTGGGGTTCAGGCTTCTGTGGCATCTCTACTGGTGTGCCACTTGTCACATGCTGTCCCACCAAACTTTATGTTCAGTGCCTGGCCTGTGACCTGTGGGGGACAATCGGCAGCGGAACTCCCAACATCCTCCCTGTAGGGAAGGTAGGTCCCTCGTGCAGGGCACAGACAGCCCAGTAGTGGCTGGCTGGAGTGTGGTCCAATTCACTGGGGCTGGAAAGCCTCCCAGACTGCCTTATAGACACCTTAGCCTCCATGCAATCCCGTTATGAGAGACACAGAGCTCATATCAGCCTACTGGAATCAGACACCCTTATGGGGCAACCTCTGGAGGAGAGGAACTCTGACCCTGATTGCCAGCTGCCAGTCTAACTAAAGAGGAGCACCAAGCCAGAACAGAGTCAACCAGAAACAATGGCCATGTTTGAGCAAAGCCTAATTGGCACTCACTCGAGTCTACTCCTGTGTAGACTGCTCTAGCAAGAACCACATCTCACCTTGTCGATGAAGGAGGCAAACTTGTTGTTGAGGGTCTTGATCTGCTCACGCTCCTCAGTCCTCACCCTCTGGATGGTGGGGTCGATTTGCAGGTTCAGGGGGGTGAGGAGGTTCTGGTTAACGGTGACCTCTTGGATGCCTCCAGGGGGGCACACGGGGAATCCAGCGCCCCCATAGCCACCACCAAAGCCAGCTCCACCACCGAAGCCGAAGCCACTACCAGCTCCACCGCCGAAGCCAAATCCGCTGCCAGCTCCTCCTCCAAAGCCAAAGCTGCCTCCGGCACCAGCGCCAAATCGGTTCCTGAAGCTGCCGCCGCCAGAGCTGAATGATATCCTTTTGGAGCCTCCCACATTGTACAGGCTCCGGCTGCCGTAGCCACCTGCTCCATAAGCACCCCCAAGGCTGAccctgctaccaccaccaccaccaccaccaccactgcggGACACCGAGCTGAAGCTGGTACGAGAGACAGACGGAGTGATGGCCGAGGCGGCACTGAAAGAGCGGCTGCCCCCACTTCGGAAGGACACACTCGACTGGCGAGACATGCTGGTTCCCGGAGGAGGAGCGGAGCGAGAGCACTGGGCGCTGGTGGTGGGAGAGAAGGTGCTGGTGAGGTCGGCGGCGGCGCTCAACAGGACGCTGTGGGTGGCTCTGTGACTTAGACGCTTCGAGGCCCCCTTTTTATCCCCTTAGAAGTGGGCCGGGCAGCAGAGCTGTCGAGCTGTGAATGATTAGTGGGCTGGGCATGCCTGGGGGGCAGCGGTGAGCTCACCCAGCACACCTGCACAGTGGTGTGGGGTGCAAACGCTCCTCCTAGCAGGCTCTGCTCAGTTAGAAATAAACCTTCCTTGCAGCGCTGGTGTTCtggcagtgagtgtgtgtgtgggggggggggcagtcatcTCTTGTTGCCACAGGATCTAGGTGTAGCCTAGAAGGATGCTGGGAAGTTAGGGACATCTGCCCATGGCCACTGTCCTAGACGATCCTTACGGAATCGGCGACACGACCCACTGTCTCTGCCTGGTTCATGCTGCCTTGCCCCCTTAGGGGGTCTGGTCCATCAGTGGGGCAGAGTGGGCAACGATCTGCTCTTCTTACATCGGGCTGTGCAGCAGGTGCTGCAGAAACCTGAGCTCTTGGCAGAGCAACCTGTGGCCTCGCATTTTGGGTATGTTCCAGACAAGTGGGGTCCGGTCCTCCACTGCACTGTGCGTTCTTTAAGAGAGGTCCATTTACCCCAGATACCACTGGGCAGGTTCTCCTGCAAGATTCAGACCAGAGAGGCTCCCTCAAGACCCCAGCTTaaaaaacagaggaggaagatCCCCTCACCCAGGCTGTACACCCCTGAGCTCTCTTTAAGGCCAGACCGACCGCTCCACAGTTCCTCCTGATACGGCCCTCTGTGTGCCCTTGATGTTCTTTGTCCTGGGCAGGCCCATGTGGGAACTCAGTAAACCAGCGACCCTACTTAATCCCTTACCCAAAAAAAAGTCTTGACACTGGCCTGGCAGCCACGTCTCTCTTGGTGGGGAGCTGCTCTGCCCGCTTCCCCACTACCCCCCAAGCTGTGTTCCAGCAAGTTCTCAGTTATTCCAACAGGGGAGAAGTGAGTCATCGTATCTGTTGATACAGGCTGAAGGCCGCCACAAACACATACCTGCAGGAGCTTCTAATCTCATCAGCAACATGTTGAGAATCGGCCGGCCTGTTATAACGGGGAACCACCCTGTTCCAGGCAGAGGGAACTGCTgtgtttcctctgcctccagcccaAAGCCTCCTTCAGGGCCAAAGGCATGGAAAATGGAATTTTAAGTCTGCAGACTGACTGCCAGAGAGACTAGACAGAGCAAGTCGGGGGGACCAGGCAGCTGGCACAATAGCCTGCCAGTTACAAAGATGAGTGTGCTCCCAGAAGACTCTCCGGCAAAGCTTGTGGGTATCGCCAGTGGCACCATGTGAAAGGAAGGGGATTCAGGTTAGATTTTAGCAAATGTCTGTCCCACACTGTGCCCTGTCCTTCTGGATCAGGATTTGAGTGGGAtcccctctctgccccctccccggGGAGAGCAGGGCTCTTGGACCCTGTTTgtctgaagcagaaggagcagtGGAAACTATCACTATGTGGGAACTGCCGAGGGGTCACGTTCTCAAGAGATCAGGAGTTAGACATGGGACTGTCTGCGCAAAGCCTAAGGGTGCCTCGAGGAAGCCAAGGCTGCAGAAAATAATTCTTGAGCGCCGCCAGGGTCTGCTGAGATGGTGATGGCTCACCAGGAGCTGGGCTGAGAAGCCTGCTAATAGGTAATCCTGCAACACTCACTGGTCAAACGGACCTGGCAGGTCCTGGGCAACAGGCATAGGTGTTTCTCTGCCTGGAGGGTCTCTGAGACCCTCAGAGACTACGCCAGTATTACCTTTTGTGGTCTTTTAGAGACCAGATGTGAATGTCCTGAGACACACCAGGGACCCTCATCCCTAAGAACAGCTCTAAGCTTGAGGGCAGGTATCTGGAGTATCCTGGCAGGAGTGCCCCTCCTTACTGGAAAATCACTGCCAAGGTGTGTCccaccaaacacacaaacacacacacaacactgggTACTGTCTCCACTGTCCTTCAGGAAGATCCACCCCTCTGGAAACACTGGGGCATTCTCTTTCCCCCATTCAGTCTTCGGTGGCTATGATGTGAAGGAGGGGCTTGTCGAGAAAGGAGTGCATTCTGGCTGGTCTGAGAATTGCTGCAGCAGCCACACTCAGAGCCAGGGGCTGGCGACCAGAGTCCCGTGGGTGGCAAGTAACTACTGCAGGGTGCGTTGGGGGCCTCACAAGAGAAGCAGTGGGAGTCTCCGTGGTAGGGAGGGTGGACCCTCCCAGCTCACCAGACCAGTCAGGTATAAGTAATAAAGAAACCTGCGGAGAGCCAGGCACCAGCTCCTCTGCTGAGCGGGAGACCCACCCCGGCTTGGAATGAATCCCTGtgggcaggaagagcaggatCACACTGAGGCCTGGACTCTCCTGCAGGGCACTCCCAGGACGTGGTCAGACAAGTCACTTAGTCTCCGTTTTCATTACCAAAACCCCATGAagggctgaggggtccccagcaGGAGACCTTCCTGTCAGAGGGGCAAGTCACAAGACAGctcctctcccctctgtcctGGAGAACATACAAGGTGGGCCTGTATCGTGATCAGAGACCACCTCACAGACTCAGGGGTGAGAAAGAGGTAAATCCACAGcaccttcccagaatcctctccccagagcccacattccCACCTGTGTGTCTCTGAGCAAAGATCCTTAACAGAAGAcagtaagagaaaagaaagtaaaagacaaTGGTTTTGCTCATGTCTGCCAGGGCATCTCATCAGCTTTCCTGTGAACACTGCAATCCTCTCCTGGGTTAATTTGACGGATACAGGGTCCCCTCCACCAAGTCCTtcccctggcctctgtgtgaGCCCTTTGCATCCTTGTTCTGAGTCCCAGAGACCTGACCAtccagttccatccctgggaccacGTCTACAGGGCAAGTCTTTGTCCTCTTCAGGCAGGACACCTTCCGAGAACAGAGCGATGCCTCTTCAAGCTATGGacctccctctgctccctcctctcctagCTAATCCTGGATAACATGCTGGGGCCTTTGAAGGCCCCACATCCTGCTCTAGCCCCCAGGAAAGAGGGCAAGCGATGAGGCCTTCATCTTTGCGGCGCTTCCCTTGAGTGTTCTCCACAGAAATGTAGGGAGGATGGCTGAGATGTGAGTCACCCAGTCATCGGGCTGTGGTTGGCAGTCCCATCCAGGAGCCTGGAGCCAGATTCACAGGATGGAGCAGTGAGCCAGCCCAAGCCAACTAACTCTTCACAAAGCCTAGCCTCAGGGAGGAATTGAGGGAagaattttcctgcctccacccaaaGGCCTGGGGTCCTACCCCTATGCCTGTGGGACCCACTGTGGGGCTCAGCTGGATCTTCAGGATTGCAGGGTGCAGGGGcgtgactggtgtgtgtgtgtgtgtgtgtgtgtgtgtgtgtgtgtgtgtgtgtgtgtgtgtgtgtgaactggccATGCTGTAAAGTTGGGAAGTTTGGTGCCCACCCCCCAGCAACACAACCATGGTTGCCTGGTGAGACTAGAAACCGTGCCAGATTATCAAGGACTCTCGGACCTGAGTCTAAGAAACCGAGGTAGAAATGCAAATGTCCAGAAATAAAGCCTTGGTTTGGGTTGAGCTTGGAAGTCGAGACGTCATGACTGGAGTCGGAGTCACAGTGAGCCCCCACCCTTAGTGTTGAATTTCCTTATCTAAGTACTTTAATGGCGACCTCACTCTGGGCCGCATCTTGCCCCTAATATAACCCTTGAAATAATCAAGAGCTCTGGACATGCTGCCCAGTCTCTCACTCCACAGTTCCCTCCCTCCACGGACTCAGGAGGAAACGTACGTGAGTTTGTTGGAAGGGGCCATGCCGGCTGAGATTTTAATGCTGAGCTGGCTGGGTAAGCAGGAAGGGTGGGGTAATACACGGGGGGCTGTGGGGAGCAGCCTTGGCCCTGTCCCTCGGGTTTCGCAGGCGATTGGCAGACTAGAGCTGCAGAACTGAGCTCTCTGTCTCTCCGACAGGCCCCTGCAGGCCTCGGgtgctcttccttctctctccaagGGTGTTTTGCCGGTGGCGTGCATACCAAGTCTTTGAAAATCCCCCTTGCTTGGTTGAAACTGCAGGCTGGAAATCAACAAATACTTTAATTAGTCAGAGGGGCTAAACACAGATCTACCTGCCCAGCAAGAACCTTTGGGCTTTGCTTTTCCACAATGGGAGGGCTCTCATTTTTAGACAAATAGAGAGGAATCACCAGGTTCtggcactgccccccccccacacacatttgtGCATCTGAGATAATGTGCCATGCCACGAggtttttgcctgtttgtttttgttttgtttttaaccgtTTTCTGCATGTTTTCTCTGGTCCTCACAAGCGGACAGGAGTAGGCAGGCGTTAACCGCTTTTACGGTGGAGAGGCAGGGCTGTACCGCCTGTGTGCCAGCCTGCATCCCTGTTCGTCAGAGCCATCAAGGGAAGCCCCTTCGCACCCCTAACCTGCGCacatccctctccctcttctcctttccgCTCCTTCTGCAGACGCCACACTGGGGAGTGGAGCAGAGGGGCTGCCTCCTCGGGGCTTCCAGCCAGCTCGTCCCAAGAGGCTGGGTGCAGAGAAGGGCCTGGATCTCCCACCTGCTCTTCCTTGACTTGGCAAGAGTTCCATTCAGCGGTTGATTCAGCACAGGGATGTTTCcaaggtcaggacaggaaatctgGTCACAGCCAGAAGTGACCCTTTTCCCCAGCTTCCCTCACACTAGACTAAGACAGTCTTCAAGGCTCACTGACCCCTTGCTGTCCCCAGTCCTACCTTCCACTCACCCTCAGTTCCTGTCACACGGTCTACTACCGACCTTGCTTTCTCAGCTGCTCGGGCCGGAGATCACCGCCAAGGGTTAGCAAAACAGGCTAAGGTTTTGAacacagaaatcaagaaaagagAATAGGCGGGGGACTGGCGGCAACCACTGGGCGGGGGTCCTTCGCCGCGTGTGTTTTTGGACCATTGTGAGTGCCAGGCAATGGGTACTGCTGGacttggctgtgtgtctctgacaTTCTCCACCTTCTCCCAGACGCTGTGTGAGCACAGGGGGAGCTTCTGTGTGAGCACACGGTGAGCCTCC is from Peromyscus maniculatus bairdii isolate BWxNUB_F1_BW_parent chromosome 20, HU_Pman_BW_mat_3.1, whole genome shotgun sequence and encodes:
- the Krt5 gene encoding keratin, type II cytoskeletal 5, which translates into the protein MSRQSSVSFRSGGSRSFSAASAITPSVSRTSFSSVSRSGGGGGGGGSRVSLGGAYGAGGYGSRSLYNVGGSKRISFSSGGGSFRNRFGAGAGGSFGFGGGAGSGFGFGGGAGSGFGFGGGAGFGGGYGGAGFPVCPPGGIQEVTVNQNLLTPLNLQIDPTIQRVRTEEREQIKTLNNKFASFIDKVRFLEQQNKVLDTKWTLLQEQGTKTVRQNLDPLFEQYINNLRRQLDGVLGERGRLDSELRNMQDLVEDFKNKYEDEINKRTTAENEFVMLKKDVDAAYMNKVELEAKVDALMDEINFMKMFFDAELSQMQTHVSDTSVVLSMDNNRSLDLDSIIAEVKAQYEDIANRSRTEAESWYQTKYEELQQTAGRHGDDLRNTKHEISEMNRMIQRLRSEIDNVKKQCANLQNAIADAEQRGELALKDARNKLTELEEALQKAKQDMARLLREYQELMNTKLALDVEIATYRKLLEGEECRLSGEGVGPVNISVVTNSVSSGYGGGSLGFGGGSGFGGGSGFGGGLGSGLGGGGGGSYYSSSSGGVGLGGGLSVGGSGFSASSGRGVGFGSGGGSSSSVKFVSTTSSSRRSFKS